One window of the Nicotiana tabacum cultivar K326 chromosome 4, ASM71507v2, whole genome shotgun sequence genome contains the following:
- the LOC107766759 gene encoding uncharacterized protein LOC107766759 isoform X1: MVRKRFHDVKTGALVAKSFDAQKFLKRVGLGKEDYHFWKQVGKALLCTYTLFGVAWLWNETSPLGWWTLKPKPKEEKELAHLYERRKFPYPGDEKAMEEFIARGGMIGTTIGPKGVVESDKDSYNFQEALQDKKFDQEAFKLWMRMKNEVISELQEKGFDVE; encoded by the exons ATGGTTCGCAAGCGATTTCATGATGTCAAAACAG GTGCTTTGGTGGCAAAATCATTCGATGCCCAGAAATTCCTGAAGAGAGTTGGGTTAGGAAAAGAAGACTATCACTTCTGGAAGCAAGTGGGCAAGGCGTTGCTTTGTACTTACACTTTGTTCGGCGTAGCGTGGTTATGGAATGAGACTTCGCCACTTGGTTGGTGGACCCTGAAACCCAAgccaaaggaagaaaaagaactAGCACACCTATACGAACGCCGGAAATTTCCATATCCAGGTGATGAGAAGGCAATGGAGGAGTTTATTGCCAGAGGTGGGATGATTGGTACCACTATTGGTCCTAAGGGAGTTGTTGAATCTGATAAAGATTCCTATAATTTTCAGGAAGCATTGCAGGATAAGAAATTTGATCAAGAAGCCTTCAAGTtgtggatgaggatgaagaatgaAGTTATTTCGGAGCTCCAAGAGAAAGGGTTTGATGTAGAGTGA
- the LOC107766759 gene encoding uncharacterized protein LOC107766759 isoform X2, producing MVRKRFHDVKTGALVAKSFDAQKFLKRVGLGKEDYHFWKQVGKALLCTYTLFGVAWLWNETSPLGWWTLKPKPKEEKELAHLYERRKFPYPGDEKAMEEFIARGSIAG from the exons ATGGTTCGCAAGCGATTTCATGATGTCAAAACAG GTGCTTTGGTGGCAAAATCATTCGATGCCCAGAAATTCCTGAAGAGAGTTGGGTTAGGAAAAGAAGACTATCACTTCTGGAAGCAAGTGGGCAAGGCGTTGCTTTGTACTTACACTTTGTTCGGCGTAGCGTGGTTATGGAATGAGACTTCGCCACTTGGTTGGTGGACCCTGAAACCCAAgccaaaggaagaaaaagaactAGCACACCTATACGAACGCCGGAAATTTCCATATCCAGGTGATGAGAAGGCAATGGAGGAGTTTATTGCCAGAG GAAGCATTGCAGGATAA